The Salvelinus namaycush isolate Seneca chromosome 8, SaNama_1.0, whole genome shotgun sequence genome has a segment encoding these proteins:
- the LOC120051703 gene encoding endophilin-A1-like isoform X1, with amino-acid sequence MEKKVDTTSRAVMDIMTKTTEYLQPNPASRAKMTMINSMSKMRGQEKGLGYIQTETVLGESMQKFGRELGEESNFGLALIDAGESMRELGEVKDALDMEVKQNFLDPLQTLHDKDLKEIAHHLKKLEGRRLDFDYKKKRQGKVTDDEIKQALEKFDDTKEIAELSMFNLLESDIEQVSQLAALVQAQVEYHRQCAEILTQLQSKMEDRIRDSSNKPKKEFIPKPRQSLDLSSENHNGAIQGSRSPARSPAPLDQPSCRALYDFDPENEGELGFKEGDIITLTNKIDDNWYEGMIHGSSGFFPVNYVDILVPLP; translated from the exons CCTCCAGAGCCAAGATGACCATGATCAACTCCATGTCTAAGATGCGTGGCCAGGAGAAGGGTCTGGGCTACATCCAGACTGAGACCGTCCTGGGAGAGTCCATGCAGAAGTTTGGCAGGGAGCTCGGGGAAGAGTCCAACTTTG GCCTGGCTCTGATCGATGCTGGGGAGTCCATGCGTGAGCTGGGGGAGGTGAAGGATGCTCTAGACATGGAGGTCAAGCAGAACTTCCTGGACCCGCTGCAGACCCTCCACGACAAAGACCTCAAGGAGATTGCG CATCACCTGAAGAAACTGGAAGGCCGCCGTCTGGACTTCGACTACAAGAAGAAGCGTCAGGGCAAGGTGACGGACGACGAGATCAAACAGGCTCTGGAGAAGTTTGACGATACCAAGGAGATCGCTGAGCTCAGCATGTTCAACCTGTTGGAGAGTGAT ATTGAACAGGTGAGCCAGCTAGCCGCACTGGTCCAAGCCCAGGTGGAGTACCATCGTCAGTGTGCTGAGATCCTCACCCAGCTGCAGTCCAAGATGGAGGACCG GATAAGGGATTCCTCCAACAAGCCCAAGAAAGAGTTCATACCTAAGCCGCGTCAGTCCTTGGACCTCTCTAGTGAAAACCACAATGGAGCCATCCAAGGATCCAGGTCCCCAG CAAGGTCTCCAG cTCCCCTAGACCAGCCATCCTGCAGGGCGCTGTATGACTTCGACCCCGAGAACGAGGGCGAGCTGGGCTTCAAGGAGGGGGACATCATCACTCTCACCAACAAGATCGACGACAACTGGTACGAGGGTATGATCCACGGCAGCTCTGGATTTTTCCCCGTCAACTACGTGGATATCCTGGTGCCCCTGCCCTAA
- the LOC120051703 gene encoding endophilin-A1-like isoform X3: MEKKVDTTSRAVMDIMTKTTEYLQPNPASRAKMTMINSMSKMRGQEKGLGYIQTETVLGESMQKFGRELGEESNFGLALIDAGESMRELGEVKDALDMEVKQNFLDPLQTLHDKDLKEIAHHLKKLEGRRLDFDYKKKRQGKVTDDEIKQALEKFDDTKEIAELSMFNLLESDIEQVSQLAALVQAQVEYHRQCAEILTQLQSKMEDRIRDSSNKPKKEFIPKPRQSLDLSSENHNGAIQGSRSPARSPGKTPLDQPSCRALYDFDPENEGELGFKEGDIITLTNKIDDNWYEGMIHGSSGFFPVNYVDILVPLP; this comes from the exons CCTCCAGAGCCAAGATGACCATGATCAACTCCATGTCTAAGATGCGTGGCCAGGAGAAGGGTCTGGGCTACATCCAGACTGAGACCGTCCTGGGAGAGTCCATGCAGAAGTTTGGCAGGGAGCTCGGGGAAGAGTCCAACTTTG GCCTGGCTCTGATCGATGCTGGGGAGTCCATGCGTGAGCTGGGGGAGGTGAAGGATGCTCTAGACATGGAGGTCAAGCAGAACTTCCTGGACCCGCTGCAGACCCTCCACGACAAAGACCTCAAGGAGATTGCG CATCACCTGAAGAAACTGGAAGGCCGCCGTCTGGACTTCGACTACAAGAAGAAGCGTCAGGGCAAGGTGACGGACGACGAGATCAAACAGGCTCTGGAGAAGTTTGACGATACCAAGGAGATCGCTGAGCTCAGCATGTTCAACCTGTTGGAGAGTGAT ATTGAACAGGTGAGCCAGCTAGCCGCACTGGTCCAAGCCCAGGTGGAGTACCATCGTCAGTGTGCTGAGATCCTCACCCAGCTGCAGTCCAAGATGGAGGACCG GATAAGGGATTCCTCCAACAAGCCCAAGAAAGAGTTCATACCTAAGCCGCGTCAGTCCTTGGACCTCTCTAGTGAAAACCACAATGGAGCCATCCAAGGATCCAGGTCCCCAG CAAGGTCTCCAGGTAAGA cTCCCCTAGACCAGCCATCCTGCAGGGCGCTGTATGACTTCGACCCCGAGAACGAGGGCGAGCTGGGCTTCAAGGAGGGGGACATCATCACTCTCACCAACAAGATCGACGACAACTGGTACGAGGGTATGATCCACGGCAGCTCTGGATTTTTCCCCGTCAACTACGTGGATATCCTGGTGCCCCTGCCCTAA
- the LOC120051703 gene encoding endophilin-A1-like isoform X2 codes for MEKKVDTTSRAVMDIMTKTTEYLQPNPASRAKMTMINSMSKMRGQEKGLGYIQTETVLGESMQKFGRELGEESNFGLALIDAGESMRELGEVKDALDMEVKQNFLDPLQTLHDKDLKEIAHHLKKLEGRRLDFDYKKKRQGKVTDDEIKQALEKFDDTKEIAELSMFNLLESDIEQVSQLAALVQAQVEYHRQCAEILTQLQSKMEDRIRDSSNKPKKEFIPKPRQSLDLSSENHNGAIQGSRSPAPLDQPSCRALYDFDPENEGELGFKEGDIITLTNKIDDNWYEGMIHGSSGFFPVNYVDILVPLP; via the exons CCTCCAGAGCCAAGATGACCATGATCAACTCCATGTCTAAGATGCGTGGCCAGGAGAAGGGTCTGGGCTACATCCAGACTGAGACCGTCCTGGGAGAGTCCATGCAGAAGTTTGGCAGGGAGCTCGGGGAAGAGTCCAACTTTG GCCTGGCTCTGATCGATGCTGGGGAGTCCATGCGTGAGCTGGGGGAGGTGAAGGATGCTCTAGACATGGAGGTCAAGCAGAACTTCCTGGACCCGCTGCAGACCCTCCACGACAAAGACCTCAAGGAGATTGCG CATCACCTGAAGAAACTGGAAGGCCGCCGTCTGGACTTCGACTACAAGAAGAAGCGTCAGGGCAAGGTGACGGACGACGAGATCAAACAGGCTCTGGAGAAGTTTGACGATACCAAGGAGATCGCTGAGCTCAGCATGTTCAACCTGTTGGAGAGTGAT ATTGAACAGGTGAGCCAGCTAGCCGCACTGGTCCAAGCCCAGGTGGAGTACCATCGTCAGTGTGCTGAGATCCTCACCCAGCTGCAGTCCAAGATGGAGGACCG GATAAGGGATTCCTCCAACAAGCCCAAGAAAGAGTTCATACCTAAGCCGCGTCAGTCCTTGGACCTCTCTAGTGAAAACCACAATGGAGCCATCCAAGGATCCAGGTCCCCAG cTCCCCTAGACCAGCCATCCTGCAGGGCGCTGTATGACTTCGACCCCGAGAACGAGGGCGAGCTGGGCTTCAAGGAGGGGGACATCATCACTCTCACCAACAAGATCGACGACAACTGGTACGAGGGTATGATCCACGGCAGCTCTGGATTTTTCCCCGTCAACTACGTGGATATCCTGGTGCCCCTGCCCTAA